The Falco rusticolus isolate bFalRus1 chromosome 5, bFalRus1.pri, whole genome shotgun sequence genome has a segment encoding these proteins:
- the ERP27 gene encoding endoplasmic reticulum resident protein 27 codes for MGTSIFPCLFIILLTRGFPERCAGDGSSASHSTASTAEKPILLNNVEDAEAFIGGAEVVVAGFFQEPDSSEASPFLLAAGRIPEVPFGLSSSPAVLSRYGVAANTVTLFRRVDNDRRDLDMNNKDVDVEKMTRFIRMNELRLVTEYNPVTAIGVMQSSLQLHLLLITDKMSPKHPERMRRYRAAAELFKGKILFILVDSNLKSNERVVSFFKLKKSQLPALAIFHTPDEEQNVLTVDEVSVKGVQDFCNNFLQRMQKKVDEPEKAALNEEL; via the exons ATGGGCACCTCCATCTTCCCATGCCTCTTCATTATCCTGCTCACCAGGGGCTTCCCAGAAAGGTGTGCTGGAGATGGCAGCTCTGCATCACACA gcacagccagcaccgCAGAGAAACCTATCCTGTTGAACAATGTTGAGGATGCTGAAGCCTTCATCGGTGGTGCAGAGGTGGTGGTCGCTGGATTCTTCCAG GAGCCGGACAGCTCCGAAGCGTCCCCGTTTCTCCTGGCGGCCGGCCGGATCCCGGAGGTGCCCTTcggcctcagcagcagccccgcggTGCTGTCCCGCTACGGCGTGGCGGCCAACACCGTCACGCTCTTCCGCAGG GTAGACAATGACCGGAGGGATCTGGATATGAACAACAAAGATGTTGATGTCGAGAAGATGACTCGTTTCATTCGGATGAACGAGCTCCGCCTGGTGACAGAATACAACCCTGTG ACAGCAATAGGTGTGATGCAGAGTTCGCTCCAGCTTCACCTCCTCCTGATCACAGACAAGATGTCCCCAAAGCACCCTGAGCGAATGCGGAGGTATcgggcagcagcagagctcttcAAGGGGAAG ATTCTCTTTATCCTGGTAGACAGCAACTTGAAGAGCAATGAACGAGTAGTGtcatttttcaaactgaagaagtcccagctgccagctctcGCTATATTCCACACACcagatgaggagcagaatgTGTTGACTGTGGATGAAGTCTCTGTCAAAGGTGTACAGGACTTCTGTAATAATTTCTTACAAAGAATGCAAAAG AAAGTCGACGAACCTGAGAAGGCGGCTCTCAATGAGGAACTCTGA
- the ARHGDIB gene encoding rho GDP-dissociation inhibitor 2, with protein sequence MTEKTQEPHVEEDDDELDGKLNYKPPPQKTLQELQELDKDDESLAKYKKSLLGDGPVVVDPTAPNVVVTRLTLVCDSAPGPITMDLTGDLEALKKETFVLKEGVEYRVKIHFRVNRDIVSGLKYVQHTYRTGVKVDKATFMVGSYGPRPEEYEFLTPIEEAPKGMLARGTYHNKSFFTDDDKHDHLTWEWNLSIKKEWTE encoded by the exons ATGACCGAGAAGACCCAAGAACCTCATGTggaggaagatgatgatgaaCTGGATGGGAAGCTCAACTACAAACCTCCTCCccagaaaacactgcaggagCTGCAAGAGTTGGACAAGGATGATGAAAGCCTTGCTAAGTACAAGAAGTCCCTGCTGGGAGATGGACCTGTCGTAGTAG ATCCAACAGCTCCCAATGTAGTCGTCACCCGACTCACCCTGGTGTGTGACTCTGCTCCAGGACCGATCACTATGGACCTTACAG GTGACCTTGAAGCACTCAAGAAAGAGACCTTTGTATTAAAGGAAGGAGTGGAATACAGAGTTAAGATCCACTTCAGA GTAAACAGGGACATTGTGTCGGGACTGAAATATGTGCAGCACACCTACCGGACAGGGGTGAAAG TGGACAAAGCTACATTCATGGTTGGCAGCTATGGGCCACGGCCAGAGGAGTATGAGTTCCTGACTCCTATTGAGGAAGCTCCAAAGGGTATGCTGGCTCGAGGCACCTATCACAACAAGTCCTTCTTCACGGATGATGACAAGCATGACCATCTCACTTGGGAATGGAATCTGTCCATCAAGAAGGAATGGACAGAATGA